A stretch of Schistocerca americana isolate TAMUIC-IGC-003095 chromosome 3, iqSchAmer2.1, whole genome shotgun sequence DNA encodes these proteins:
- the LOC124606729 gene encoding ras-related protein Ral-a isoform X1 — protein sequence MSKKPSQQPALHKVIMVGSGGVGKSALTLQFMYDEFVEDYEPTKADSYRKKVVLDGEEVQIDILDTAGQEDYAAIRDNYFRSGEGFLCVFSITEDDSFQATQEFREQILRVKNDENIPFLLVGNKSDLDEKRKVSLADATARAQQWGVPYVETSAKTRENVDKVFFDLMREIRSRKMEDNKTNNGRGKDKNKRKKLKCVIL from the exons ATGTCCAAGAAACCGAGTCAGCAACCAGCTCTCCATAAAGTTATTATGGTAGGGAGTGGAGGTGTCGGCAAATCAGCCTTGACACTACAGTTTATGTATGACGAG TTCGTCGAGGATTATGAGCCGACGAAGGCAGATTCATATCGAAAGAAAGTTGTTTTAGACGGTGAAGAAGTCCAGATTGATATCTTAGATACTGCTGGCCAAGAAGACTATGCTGCGATAAG AGATAATTATTTCCGTAGTGGAGAAGGATTTCTTTGTGTGTTCTCCATCACAGAGGACGACAGTTTCCAGGCTACACAAGAATTTAG GGAACAAATACTTCGTGTGAAAAACGATGAAAATATCCCTTTTCTTCTTGTTGGCAATAAAAGTGATTTAGATGAGAAGAGAAAAGTCTCATTAGCAGATGCAACGGCTAGAGCACAGCAGTGGGGTGTCCCATATGTGGAGACTTCAGCAAAAACACGTGAAAATGTCGACAAA GTGTTTTTCGACCTGATGCGAGAAATCCGATCTCGGAAGATGGAGGATAATAAGACAAACAATGGGCGAGGGAAAGACAAAAACAAGAGGAAGAAGCTCaaatgtgtaattctttag
- the LOC124606729 gene encoding ras-related protein Ral-a isoform X2 produces the protein MSKKPSQQPALHKVIMVGSGGVGKSALTLQFMYDEFVEDYEPTKADSYRKKVVLDGEEVQIDILDTAGQEDYAAIRDNYFRSGEGFLCVFSITEDDSFQATQEFREQILRVKNDENIPFLLVGNKSDLDEKRKVSLADATARAQQWGVPYVETSAKTRENVDKVFYDLMREIAKQKAADTNTERKEENGAKSCCVIL, from the exons ATGTCCAAGAAACCGAGTCAGCAACCAGCTCTCCATAAAGTTATTATGGTAGGGAGTGGAGGTGTCGGCAAATCAGCCTTGACACTACAGTTTATGTATGACGAG TTCGTCGAGGATTATGAGCCGACGAAGGCAGATTCATATCGAAAGAAAGTTGTTTTAGACGGTGAAGAAGTCCAGATTGATATCTTAGATACTGCTGGCCAAGAAGACTATGCTGCGATAAG AGATAATTATTTCCGTAGTGGAGAAGGATTTCTTTGTGTGTTCTCCATCACAGAGGACGACAGTTTCCAGGCTACACAAGAATTTAG GGAACAAATACTTCGTGTGAAAAACGATGAAAATATCCCTTTTCTTCTTGTTGGCAATAAAAGTGATTTAGATGAGAAGAGAAAAGTCTCATTAGCAGATGCAACGGCTAGAGCACAGCAGTGGGGTGTCCCATATGTGGAGACTTCAGCAAAAACACGTGAAAATGTCGACAAA GTATTCTATGACTTGATGAGAGAGATTGCAAAGCAGAAAGCAGCTGACACTAATactgaaaggaaggaagaaaatggTGCAAAGTCATGTTGTGTGATTTTGTAA